In Vicia villosa cultivar HV-30 ecotype Madison, WI linkage group LG7, Vvil1.0, whole genome shotgun sequence, the DNA window ttttatctttgatgattgcgttggaattagtttatgttttagttgtgtcactctaagcttttaagcacgagtgtgtgtctcttgattgaagcttttaagcagatcaatgtGTGTCTTttaagtgtgtcttctatctgtaattgtttattgtgtatgtgtatcactgctgtgattgaaggGGAGTAGAATGGAGATATttcatatctaggtagaacctaggtagaagggtcattgggtagtgattaagtgaggagttgtaaactgggagtttagctctgaattgatactgctaatagtggacttcatccctgacttggtagcccccagagtaggttgtttgaactgaactgggtaaacaattctgcaTGTTATTTACTGTTTTTTGCTGTTTGTTATTATTGTCTGTgttgcgtaattgtggatgtcataacatctagtttgacatcgagcgtgtgttactagaattttcacatACCTATATAGATCCCTTAGTTATGGATGAACTTTTACACGCAGATGCCCTTTCATACCTTTGCATAATCTTGCATTCTTGCCTAATTATAGCATAAATAACTCATGCTTGATTTAAACTTTCTCCTGTATAAAAGAACTTTCGTTCCATATAGTGCCCTTTTTTCTTGAGTCTTGTTGAACcatatatttcattttcatttcagGTGGTTGGTTCCCCAAATCCTAGCTCTAATAGAAAAAATGCTAAATCTTTTTCTCCCATGAAGCAATTTCTAATGCAGTCTTACTTTGAAAGACATGCGACCCTACATGATTCAGATTCTGAAATTTTCACATCTCAAGAAGTCGCATCTGGTCAGTGCGAAGTGCTTCCGGAAAATCATAACTCGATGTTAAGATTGTCAGTTCTAAGACGCGATCTTGTTGGTGAAGGTTCTCACCGCCGTGTGTCTACATTAATCAAATTAGAAACCTAATAGTTGAAGTCTTTGTCTGAACTTTTAAGCTACTCATGTGAATTAATAACTATTGAAAGACTGCCTTCTGGAGTTTTTGCTGATCCATTTGAAATTGAATTACAACATCTTGCGCAACGTGGTGGTAAATACTCTTCACTTGCTATtcagattaatttttttttagaaagtggGAAAGAAATTATGCATTTTTACTTTAATGAATATTATATTTCTTCCGATCAATAATACATTTTATTGCAGTGTTCAATGATATAGCTGTCTTTGGTGATATAAATCTGGAGCTGCCTTCCTTCTTGTCCAATCGTTCTGCCGTTGAAATTCACTTAGATGTTAAACCAAATACATTAATACAGCCAACTGATATCAGCGTAGAGTTTCCTTTGCATGCACGATATCAAGTAAGGCTGTTATAACACAATTTACATCTTAATGCCACTTTTAGCTaatcttgcactttacatttgtCTGAATCTaatgttttgtaaaaaaaaggtaTGTATCTTATGAAGGCACTATTACACAAAGAATGAATCACCATTTTAGTCCGTAAAGTTGTTTAAGGGCTAGACATGTCTATGAAattaacaaaatttataaatgacctatgaaaatgaaaatatcCAGGAACATCAGTCCTTCTAAGTCGGTCAATTTAATCCCTGAAATTGTCTTGAATAGACTAATATGATTTAGGAATTTTCATTTTGGATACCATTTCTTGCATACTGCTTATAATTTCATAGACTAATGCTATGTTTGGATTAGCTTCTAGTTTTGTAAACGCACGTCTGGCACTGTTTCCAAAGCACTTGCACCGTGGAATTATGAAGCTACAAATTGGAGCTTCTGGCCAAATGCACGTCTGGCATTGTTTCCACCGCGTTTCCAAACAAGCTATAAGTTCTTGGCAATTGAACTAAGCACCTTATGATAATTGCTTCATCTATAGAGATCATGATAGAATTATCTGCAACTTGGTCCATATTAAATCACTTCTATAATCCATTAGTGCTAATGTTGAAATGATATACTATTAGTACTAATGTTTGTCCTGAAAGAAAGAATTAAAAACTTGTAATAAACAAAGAACTATACTGGTATTGCTAAATGTTGTCCCTTACCGAGTACTGCAGTATTGCCTCATATCCCCCTCTTTTTCTCCCTCTTCTTTTGCAGCCTCTGAATGAAAGTGGCTATTCAATAGTCGAATTGAGTTCACCGGATACGTTCCTGCGCTGCCGCATGAAGGAAGAAGTGGAAAATAGCAATTGCTTGTTCAAATTGAAAAATCATGAAGCCAATCTGTATGATGCTGGTCTTGTTTGGAGAATACCATCTGGAAAAAAGGCGCACTCTGATCTTGTATCTATCGTTACATTTCTTACAGCCTTCTTAGTAACTCTTGTAATTATGGTAACATCATTGCATTATATTAATAGCAGAGTGAGTAAAGATTCAAAACAGTCGTAAAAGTTCTTTTATTAATGCAGCTTTTATTCAGTGATTCTATACAGTCATTATTGGGATAatactgtgaatacaagattacactcaaagatgtttttgattcatggcaaactcaataagcattcaaacaacaaagcgggagcagaaaactcaaagaaaagcaagcattgatcactcatgacagaacaggttgatctattatgcatataggtcgactcaacacaagcaaaacaagaagaatgcagaaaagcagcagttaggtcgacctactgtcgacccaggtcgacctaaaatggagaaaatccatatacttctgctaggtcgactcacacatcatctaggtcgacctaaattgaagaaatttacatatcagtctgctaggtcgacctacacaacaactaggtcgacctaatctgagaaaatgtccccaaaacgcatctgaagtgaattctggtcgacctactccttcaacaggtcgacctaactgggagcaaaattctacaagctctgctaggtcgacccaagcactacaataggtcgacctaactgatcaagaatgcaaaaaattctgtttctctcatctccaactgttaagctatcatatatattatccaaggttcaattattacaatcaacaccaacgactgcaagatacacaaaggcttctcatcttcgttcttcctcatctccaacacaattacacataatcattcttgcgttgagggttagtgatcgagttcgataacgtccatggaacagaattgaagattcctagtgggtgaagatttgtggggtttttggtgaataaaatctgcgggttttgtcctccaagataggtgtttcttgggggtttttatcaagaggtttcatcgaggatccatctgagtgtgaagattgaagaacaagggttcaaggcaattcaagacactgcagaaaagggatcgagtgaagcttttggataaccttgatctgactcaagattaagggggaagaagattcaaaggatcgacataattggtttatggtttatcgctttgttatcttctttgtatatactactttcaacattaatgaaagatttcccaatttcagtttggaattgggggcagacgtagtcgtagcgaggacgatcgacgaactgcctaaacaaatatcgtgttcttgtcgcttttaccttttcatttacattctgttcatatttggttataatagcaaattgatcaacgattcgagtgttaagattgtgaattaaggacttatataaacatcacaatccatcacacattgaaccaccatcaatttgatcattatcaccaagtgtttgtgtttttgcttctttcaccattactgcattgcaaacgtagtttatcatataagaagttaattgattttcaatagagcgacgtattgattctatagtgtattctcttatcgtttatctcaagctggttagtggttttaacacacatacaatcgtttcaatagtggttcggaatagacacgagtcgattcagaatcacttccgcttaaagttcaattaattccgcaaaactgtttaagatctattcacccccctctagatcctaaggccagcgtctaacaagtggcatcaagagctctggtttattccgtgctacgtgaaacacttattggaaagatggcttccggacctaaaggggctcacaatagagctctagttttcaacggtgaaaactatggctattggaaggattgtatgtgtgtccacatcaatgcaattgataggaacatatggacagctattgtcaatggtccctttcagatcaccatgacaaatgcagctggtgcagttgttccaaaaccagaaaatacttgggatgctgaagatgaaaagagatatgcatacgattggaaagcgagaaacattctaatctcagctctaggagttgatgaatactatcgcgtttcccattgtagatccgctaaagctatgtgggacacattgcaagttgcccacgagggaacggatgatgtcaaactagctaggatcaatatgttaactcaagagttcgaactcttccacatggaagatggtgaatccatcgaaaacatgcagaagagattcgttcacctgaaaaatcggttaaattctcttgatagacctgtttccaatgcagttgctactaacaaaatcttaagatgcttgaacagggaatggcaacccaaggttacagcaataaaggaagcaaatgatctaaacaccttagacattaccactctctttggcaaactagaggaacatgaacaacaccttaaatgccttgacatgcatgagaaaagggcaaagaaagaaaagaacatggagaaagaggtagagaagaagtcaatagctctaaaagcttcaagctccaagacctcaagacaagagctaaaggatagtgatacaagtgatgacgaagactccgatgatgaggaaatgggactgtttgtgcgaagatacaacaaatatctaaagaaaaatggagcaaaacattctgacaaaggcttgatcaactatagaaagcaatcaaacaagttcaaacaagatgacgacaacaaaggaaaaatcaaaggcctttgcttcaattgtgggaaagccggtcactacaaaccggactgtccataccttaagaaagaaaaagagaagaaccaaagcaaaggtcataacaaatctaaaagagcctacatagcatgggaaagtgattcatctagtgaaagctcaccaagcgatgaagaagaatcagcaaacctatgtttcatggctcatcaacacaagaaaaagaaagttgtaagtcatcttaaacctgaactcgtagataaggtatctcattctcaactaaaacttgcttttgaagaattacatagagatgcaattaaagctttcaaacttttggcctcaaataagaaaatattttcatatcttgaatcaaaagttgagaaaaccgaaaaggatatggaagctttaaaacaatctatgctagacattcaaaaggataaagttgaaatagatcctacatcatggtttggttgtgagacatgtcacatttggcaaaaagaagtaagagatctaaaagccaagttagacaaggctctgcaaccaaaagtgacttttgccgttgatccaaaaaggttcaaaagatcgtatactcctttatatagtaaatacacttttgtaccaaaagtatcaactagcaaaacaccatattctcatcatattacctatcattattgttgcaaaaagggacataccattgaaaaatgcaaatttaggagaattttagttcctaaaggagtatttcaatggttgcctaagtgcaacaaattgtgtactcactaccaaggacccaatgaaaattggggacctccctctctaaattaatcttgcaggaaaagtgtcttgacattgccgaaaggttgtggttccttgatagcggatgttcaagacacatgacgggagacctatctcttttcgttgagtttcaagcaaagaaaaaggggtatgccacctatggagataacaatcggggagccatacttggtaaaggaagtgtaggtaacccttctaccactactataactgatgtgctgctagtagaaggtcttaaacataatcttttaagtataagtcaattgtgtgacaaagattttaacgtaatgtttacaaattctggctgcacaatagaacatactaagaaaagagacattatgtttaagggcttaagagtaaacaacatctacatgttaaacttggatgaggtatctaagtctagtaccaagtgtctaatcgctctgggcgaagactcatggctttggcatagacgtcttgctcacataaattttgacttacttaataaagttgtctcaaaagatttagtaatcggcttacctaaaatgaagttttcaaaagatcatctatgtgatgcttgtcaaatgggaaagcaaacaaaaatctcttttaaatcaaagaacgtggtttcaacatcacgccctcttgaactacttcacatggatctctttggcccttcaaggactaaaagcataggtggaaacacctatggttttgtcattgtcgatgattactctagattttgttggacaatctttctacctagtaaggatcaaacttttccagctttcacacaatttgcaagattatgtcaaaacaaaatgaacaacaaaatagttgcaattcaaagtgatcacggtggagagtttgaaaacattctttttgaaaaatactgtgatatacatggaattgagcataacttttcagctcctagaacacctcaacaaaatggagtagttgaacgtaaaaatcgggttctagaggagttggcaagaacaatgctgaatgagggtaatctacctaAGTATTtatgggctgacgcgattagtaccgcatgttatgttttgaataggataataatacgtcccatactgaacaaaactccctatgaattactaaaaggtagaaaacctaatgtatctcatctccatgtattcggttgcaagtgttttgtcttgaacaatggtaaggataatcttggtaaattcgatgctaaagctgatgagggcatattccttggttactcacaatctagcaaagcatatcgggtatataataagagattacttatagtagaagagtcagtacacgtgtcttttgatgaatcttatacaaaatatgtcgagaaaggtctttcgtttaatggtgcaggtccatccactgaagacattatcaaggataaggaagacgagaatgaaagtattgtaaagaaagatgctgagagagagaaagatgagtctcacgatgaaaatgaaaaagaaagcatctcaaacaatgaagaacttcccaaggcctggacaaatgtgaaagaccatccaattgacaatataataggagacatctcaaggggcgttacaacacgctcaaagataagtaacttctgtcatcattttgcttttgtttcacaagttgagccgaaaaatgctaaggatgcattacttgatgagcattggctaatggccatgcaagaagaattaaaccaatttaaacggaatgatgtttgggacttagtccctcatccgggagatcatcaagtaataggcactagatgggtttttcgtaacaaacttgatgaaaacggcattattactagaaacaaagctagattagttgcccaaggttataatcaagaggaaggtatcgattatgaagagacatacgctcctgtagcacgtctcgaagctattcgtctcttacttgcttatgcttgttctaaagacttcaaactattccaaatggatgttaaaagtgcctttctaaatggctatagaaatgaagaagtctatgttgctcagccactcggctttgagaattacatgtatccaactcatgtctataagctgaaacgtgctctatacggtcttaaacaagcccctcgggcttggtacgaacgtttgagcaaatttctccttagtcaagggtactctaggggtaaagttgacactactctctttattaaaagaaaagataaagatattctcttagtccaaatttatgtagatgatattatatttgggtcgactaatgcaaaacttgtcaaagatttctctaagcttatgcagagtgaatttgagatgagtctcatgggtgagctaaatttcttccttggcctacaaatcaagcaactcagtcatggaacgtttgtgaatcaaactaaatactgtacggagctgctcaaaagatttggaatgagtgaagcaaaggaaattgacacacctatggcaacaaataccaatctagacaaagatgagaaaggtaaagaggttgacgtgaaattataccgaggtatgataggttcactattgtatcttactgcctcaagaccagacattatgtttagtgtgtgtatgtgtgcaagatatcaatcgtgtccaaaagaatctcacttaaaagctgtcaaaagaattctgcgatacttacgtggaactactacatatggcctatggtatccaaagggaaatgagtgccatttggtaggattctcggattcagattttgctggctgcaaatccgatagaaaaagcaccagtggaacatgtcatctattctcaaattcattgataagttggcatagcaagaaacaagtaccggttgcattatctactgctgaggcagaatatgtagctgctggaagctgctgtgcacaaatattatggctcaagcaacaacttcttgactttggtattaagcttgatcgcatacctatcatgtgcgacaacacaagtgccataaacttgagcaaaaatcctgtcttacactcacgtaccaagcatattgaaataagacatcactttctacgagatcatgtagagaaaggagacgttacatttgaacatatagaaagcaagaagcaactagctgacatcttcaccaaacctctagcaacggagcaatacttcaacattcgtagggatttagggatactcgatatctctaatttgggataattacgtttgttctctcttaatattatttcctttactttatatatatatatttttctgctaacatttctcttagcgtaaagatagttcatcatcaagccaggcgtcattccacattgactaaaggctgtcactaaagttgacacctacatattgagaaagcggtaacgtaattgttgttcacttccaaaaatattattgatactataatatgctatcaattaacatgcttatagtgacatcatgcataaatcgctcttgctcatatatgtgtctcatctttaatacacctttaaacatattttggctctcatgctatcactatctaccttttatctactatgctatgaatgctagcattttatctatgtttctctcgttactcttctcttctgtttttttttgtttctctttttgatgttgtcaaagggggagatagatgctgagtgtacgggggagccatgttgagagatagatgctgagtgtacgggggagctttgttgagagatagatgctgagtttgTTGAGTatttgtcacttactaccaaagcctcgactactggtttgccatcatcaaaaagggggagaatgtgaatacaagattacactcaaagatgtttttgattcatggcaaactcaataagcattcaaacaacaaagcgggagcagaaaactcaaagaaaagcaagcattgatcactcatgacagaacaggttgatctattatgcatataggtcgactcaacacaagcaaaacaagaagaatgcagaaaagcagcagttaggtcgacctactgtcaacccaggtcgacctaaaatggagaaaaatccatatacttctgctaggtcgactcacacatcatctaggtcgacctaaattgaagaaatttacatatcagtctgctaggtcgacctacacaacaactaggtcgacctaatctgagaaaatgtccccaaaacgcatctgaagtgaattctggtcgacctactccttcaacaggtcgacctaactgggagcaaaattctgcaagctctgctaggtcgacccaagcactacaataggtcgacctaactgatcaagaatgcaaaaaattttgtttctctcatctccaactgttaagctatcatatatattatctaagGTTCAATTATTacaatcaacaccaacgactgaaagatacacaaaggcttctcatcttcgttcttcgtcatctccaacacaattacacataatcattcttgcgttgagggttagtgatcgagttcgataacgtccatggaacggaattgaagattcctagtgggtgaagatttgtggggtttttggtgaataaaatctgcgggttttgtcctccaagataggtgtttcttgggggtttttatcaagaggtttcatcgaggatccatctgagtgtgaagattgaagaacaagggttcaaggcaattcaagacactgcagaaaagggatcgagtgaagctcttggataaccttgatctgactcaagattaagggggaagaagattcaaaggatcgacataattggtttatggtttatcgctttgttatcttctttgtatatactactttcaacattaatgaaagatttcccaatttcagtttggaattgggggcagacgtattcgtagcgaggacgatcgacgaactgcctaaacaaatatcgtgttcttgtcgcttttaccttttcatttacattctgttcatatttggttataatagcaaattgatcaacgattcgagtgttaagattgtgaattaaggacttatataaacatcacaatccatcacacattgaaccaccatcaatttgatcattatcaccaagtgtttgtgtttttgcttctttcaccattactgcattgcaaacgtagtttatcatataagaagttaattgattttcaatagagcgacgtattgattttatagtgtattctcttatcgtttatctcaagctggttagtggttttaacacatatacaatcgtttcaatagtggttcggaatagacgcgagtcgattcagaatcacttccgcttaaagttcaattaattccgcaaaactgtttaagatctattcacccccctctagatcctaaggccagcgtctaacaaataCCTATTTTTCCGCTGTTATATAGACGGTATTTGAAAAATcccctgtaaaaaaaatttagatttcCTCTCTGGCTTATAAAGATTCTTCTGTTTTAGTCCATCGTTACCAGAAAAATGAGGTGGCTCTGCCATGtagttttttttaatgattttaactGACATGGCTGAATTCAAACACAGGTGCTGAAGGTTAAAGGCAAGTCAATCAACCATTTGACCATTTAATTCTATTGTTAATCTTTTGCCATGTTAAATACAGTTTCGTCATCAACAACACAACGACACGTAAACTCATAATGAAGTTTCATCACCATCAACAActtcatcattttcatcatcGCAACAACATATAAATTATAATCATTATCACAACAACACAAACTATATAGTTTTATCattttcatcatcatcacaacaacacATAAACGATAGAGTTTCATCCTTCTTCACCACAAACAACCATGTAACACTTACAACTTGAGAAGAAACAATACAATATATTCCTAAAATTTCTAACTTGTttgaacaaaaacaaagaaagctttGTTCTCTAGCCATTCTTTCATCAAATTAGTGCCTATTTTCACCGCCTCTTATAACTTGTTTTCTGCAATTTCTTTAAAGATTATTCCAAAATAATATTCCACCTCTAAATTAAGTGTTGTGTTGAACCATATGAACCCCACCGAAGAGCAGGTGTTAGAGACTGCGTTACAGCCG includes these proteins:
- the LOC131617221 gene encoding LOW QUALITY PROTEIN: uncharacterized protein LOC131617221 (The sequence of the model RefSeq protein was modified relative to this genomic sequence to represent the inferred CDS: substituted 2 bases at 2 genomic stop codons); this translates as MKQFLMQSYFERHATLHDSDSEIFTSQEVASGQCEVLPENHNSMLRLSVLRRDLVGEGSHRRVSTLIKLETXXLKSLSELLSYSCELITIERLPSGVFADPFEIELQHLAQRGVFNDIAVFGDINLELPSFLSNRSAVEIHLDVKPNTLIQPTDISVEFPLHARYQPLNESGYSIVELSSPDTFLRCRMKEEVENSNCLFKLKNHEANLYDAGLVWRIPSGKKAHSDLVSIVTFLTAFLVTLVIMVTSLHYINSRVSKDSKQS